In one window of Archocentrus centrarchus isolate MPI-CPG fArcCen1 chromosome 11, fArcCen1, whole genome shotgun sequence DNA:
- the LOC115788004 gene encoding gap junction beta-3 protein-like — MDWKGLQGFLSGVNKYSTAFGRIWLSVVFVFRVLVFVVAAERVWSDEQGHFDCNTRQPGCVNICYNHFFPISHIRLWALQLIFITCPSFMVVLHVAYREERERKYRAKHGENTRLYDNPGQKHGGLWWTYLMSLFIKTGFEITFLYLLHYVYDSFKLPRKVQCDVSPCPNMVDCYVSRPTEKTVFSYFMVGASVLCVVLNICEIFYLIAARVVALKHRGSAQTASRKFHPDVGSDDCKSSHNE; from the coding sequence ATGGATTGGAAGGGTCTTCAGGGTTTTCTCAGCGGAGTAAACAAGTACTCCACCGCCTTCGGACGGATCTGGTTATCGGTGGTCTTTGTTTTTCGGGTGCTGGTCTTCGTCGTGGCCGCTGAGCGTGTCTGGAGCGATGAGCAGGGACACTTTGACTGCAACACTCGCCAGCCCGGTTGCGTCAACATCTGCTATAATCACTTCTTCCCCATCTCCCACATTCGCCTTTGGGCCCTCCAACTCATTTTCATCACTTGCCCTTCCTTCATGGTGGTGCTGCACGTGGCCTACCGGGAAGAGCGGGAACGCAAGTACCGAGCCAAGCACGGCGAGAACACTCGACTTTACGACAACCCGGGCCAAAAGCATGGCGGCCTTTGGTGGACCTACCTGATGAGCCTCTTCATCAAAACTGGCTTTGAGATCACATTTCTCTACTTGCTCCACTACGTCTACGATAGCTTTAAGCTGCCCAGGAAGGTCCAATGTGACGTCAGCCCCTGTCCAAATATGGTTGACTGCTACGTATCTCGACCCACTGAGAAAACTGTTTTTTCCTACTTTATGGTGGGGGCCTCCGTCCTGTGTGTGGTCCTCAACATTTGTGAGATATTTTATCTGATTGCTGCTAGAGTGGTGGCTCTAAAGCATCGAGGCAGCGCCCAAACTGCATCTAGAAAGTTCCACCCAGACGTGGGCTCTGATGATTGCAAGTCTTCTCACAACGAATAG